A segment of the Longimicrobiaceae bacterium genome:
CGCGGAGACGGAGAGCTGGCGGCGATACGTCGACATGGTCGACCTCATCCTGAAGACCACCTGACCGGAGCGGACTCCGATGCGCTGGACGAACCGATGGAGGAAGCGGCTCCGCACGATCACCCACCCGGACGAGGTCGAGCGTGAGCTGGACGACGAACTCGCCTTCCACGTGGAGATGGAGATCGAGAAGAACCTCCGCGCGGGGATGTCGGCCGACGAGGCCCGGCGGCAGGCGGCGCTGCGCTTCGGGGGGGTGCAGAAGTTCTGCGAGGAGGTCCGCGAGGCGCGCTTCTTCGGGTGGCTCGACGGCTTCTCGCTCGACGCGCGGCTCGGGCTCCGAATGCTGAAGAAGTACCCCGGCCTCACGATCATCGGCGGGCTCGGGATGGCCGTGGCGATCGCGATGGCGGCGATCTTCGACGCCAGTCTCGGCGTCGCCAACGCGCCACTCCCTTTCGAGGGCGGCGACCGCGTCGTTTCGCTGGAGGTCTGGGACGCGCGCATCAACAACCAGACCGGGCAGATCCTCCATGACTACGGCGTCTGGGAGGATGAGCTCCGGACGATCGACGTCCTGGGCGCGTTCCGCACTGCCTCGCGCAACCTGATCGTCCCGGGCGGATCGGCGGAGCCGACGCGTCTCGCGGAGATCACGGCGTCGGGGTTCTCGATGCAGCCTGCCCCGCCGATCCTCGGCCGGCCGCTCGTGGAGGCGGACGAGATCGAGGGCGCGCCGGCCGTTGCAGTGATCGGCCACGACCTCTGGCAGTCGCGCTTCGGCGGCGATCCGGAGGTGATCGGCACCGAGGTCCGTCTCGGCTCGGTCGTCCACGAGATCGTGGGGGTGATGCCGGAGGGGTTCGGATTTCCGCTGAACCACCAGCTCTGGGTCCCGCTCCGCCTGGACCCCACGGATCATGCGCCCGGCGACGGGCCGGTGATCGCGGCCTTCGGGCGGCTCGCGCCCGGCGCGACCCTCGAGGAGGCGCAGGCCGAGGTGACCGCGGTCGGGTCCCGGCTCGCGACCGCCTTCCCCGATTCGCACGCGCAGCTCCGGCCGAAGGTCGTGCAGTACGGGCCGCACCTGATGGACGACATGCAGGGATGGGAGATCCCCGCGATGCGGGGGATGATCGCGCTCCTGCTGATCATCATCGCCGTGAACGTGGCGGTCCTGGTGTTCGCCCGCACGGCGACCCGCGCCGGCGAGCTCACGGTCCGGAGCGCTCTGGGCGCGAGCCGCAGGCGGATCGTCACGCAGTTCTTCACGGAGGGGCTGGTGCTGTCGGCGCTCTCGGCGGTCCTGGGGCTGGCGATCGCGGCCTTCGCGGTTGGCCGCATCGAGTCGGTGATGGACGACGTCCTTGGCCCGATGGGCGGGCTCCCGTACTGGCTGGACTTCTCGCTCTCGCCGCGCGCGGTGGCGTTCGCGATCACGCTGGCTACGCTCGCGGCGGTCATCGTGGGCATTCTCCCGGCGCTGCGGATGACGGGCAGCCGCCTCGAATCCGCGCTCCGCGCTCTCGGCGGCGCGACGGGGATGCAGCTCGGTCGGACCTGGTCCATCCTCATCGTCGCGCAGGTCGCCTTCACCGTCGCCATCCTCCCGGCCACGCTCTTCTTCATGTACGACTTCGCCCGGTACGGGATGGTCGATCCGGGGTTCGCCGCGCATGAGTACCTGACCGGATACATCGTCAACGACCGCGAGGTGCAGGGGCAGGACGTGATGATGAGGGATGTGGAGGAAGGGGTCTTCCGCGCGGCCTACGCGGGCAGGCTCGAGGAGCTGGGGCGACGGCTCGAATCCGAGCCGGAGGTGCTCGGGGCCACGTTCACGGTGGCGAGGGCGGCGGACGAGCCGACGATCCGGTTCGAGGTCGAGGGGCCGACGGTGGTCTCGGAATCGGTCGCGGCCGAGCAGGCGTATCCGGTGAAGTACAACCGCGTCGAC
Coding sequences within it:
- a CDS encoding ABC transporter permease, translating into MRWTNRWRKRLRTITHPDEVERELDDELAFHVEMEIEKNLRAGMSADEARRQAALRFGGVQKFCEEVREARFFGWLDGFSLDARLGLRMLKKYPGLTIIGGLGMAVAIAMAAIFDASLGVANAPLPFEGGDRVVSLEVWDARINNQTGQILHDYGVWEDELRTIDVLGAFRTASRNLIVPGGSAEPTRLAEITASGFSMQPAPPILGRPLVEADEIEGAPAVAVIGHDLWQSRFGGDPEVIGTEVRLGSVVHEIVGVMPEGFGFPLNHQLWVPLRLDPTDHAPGDGPVIAAFGRLAPGATLEEAQAEVTAVGSRLATAFPDSHAQLRPKVVQYGPHLMDDMQGWEIPAMRGMIALLLIIIAVNVAVLVFARTATRAGELTVRSALGASRRRIVTQFFTEGLVLSALSAVLGLAIAAFAVGRIESVMDDVLGPMGGLPYWLDFSLSPRAVAFAITLATLAAVIVGILPALRMTGSRLESALRALGGATGMQLGRTWSILIVAQVAFTVAILPATLFFMYDFARYGMVDPGFAAHEYLTGYIVNDREVQGQDVMMRDVEEGVFRAAYAGRLEELGRRLESEPEVLGATFTVARAADEPTIRFEVEGPTVVSESVAAEQAYPVKYNRVDESFFETFRLPLLAGRAFQAGDESPAAVNVVVNRAFVRDVLGGGRALGRRIRFASGYRDGGRERTPDGLVGDRWYEIVGVVGDLPPVSMEPGEPIARVYRPLEHGSAYPLYLAVRTRGEPAVFAPRLRDLAAAVDPALQTRNLQPLDAVLRKLQEAMRLGALGLGLLIGSVLLLSAAGIYALMSFTVTQRRREIGIRSALGADPRRILASVFARAGRQLGVGAGVGLAVAIGLDVLSGGEVTGGRGMIVMSVVALVILGVGMLATWGPARRGLRIQPMQALREE